From a single Ischnura elegans chromosome 7, ioIscEleg1.1, whole genome shotgun sequence genomic region:
- the LOC124162174 gene encoding cysteine-rich venom protein 6, with the protein MATRCSLFTFLVIATMAAQAFAYDPEEVEWEKLSLNEAANLIADKPQACPEHEYYRQCGSYCPETCATLNKPVACPNVCRAGCFCRRGRVRDITGNCVRPSECSVQGSPRDLSRDSSE; encoded by the exons ATGGCGACGCGCTGTTCACTCTTCACCTTCCTGGTCATCGCCACCATGGCTGCACAGGCATTCG CTTATGATCCAGAGGAAGTAGAATGGGAGAAACTCTCATTGAATGAGGCGGCCAATCTCATCGCTGACAAACCGCAAGCATGCCCGGAACACGAGTATTACCGCCAGTGTGGCTCCTACTGCCCAGAAACCTGTGCCACGCTTAACAAGCCAGTGGCGTGCCCCAACGTGTGCCGAGCCGGCTGCTTCTGTCGACGAGGCCGAGTCCGCGACATCACAGGCAATTGCGTGCGACCCAGCGAATGTTCAGTTCAGGGATCTCCGAGGGATCTCTCCAGGGACAGCAGCGAATGA